A section of the Petrimonas sulfuriphila genome encodes:
- a CDS encoding RidA family protein has translation MKKIISTKRAPAAIGPYNQAIEVNGIIFISGQIPINPLTGELVPGGVKEQAAQCFKNIRAILDEAGLTTENIVKITVFLGDMAYFSEMNEVYASQFDGDFPARSAIAAKGLPKNCMVEIEAIAVR, from the coding sequence ATGAAAAAAATAATTTCAACAAAACGTGCTCCCGCGGCAATTGGTCCTTACAACCAGGCAATTGAGGTGAACGGAATAATTTTTATTTCCGGACAGATCCCTATTAATCCGCTGACCGGAGAGCTGGTCCCCGGAGGAGTGAAAGAGCAAGCAGCTCAATGTTTCAAAAACATCCGGGCTATTTTGGATGAAGCCGGACTTACAACTGAAAACATTGTGAAAATTACCGTCTTTCTGGGCGACATGGCTTACTTTTCCGAGATGAACGAGGTTTACGCTTCGCAGTTCGATGGGGATTTCCCTGCCCGTTCGGCCATAGCTGCCAAAGGTCTGCCCAAAAATTGCATGGTGGAAATTGAAGCAATCGCCGTACGATGA
- a CDS encoding transcriptional repressor produces the protein MDSSQKLRKQVKDEFMQYLSDRKHRKTPERFAILDHIYNTKGHFDMDSLYKSMVDVNFRVSRATLYNTIELLLDCGLVVKHQFGGNISKYERAYGNENHDHIICTSCGEVWESKNGNLFTPAQQRKIKKFTVSYYSMYIYGICSKCSHAKKIALRKLNKEKK, from the coding sequence ATGGATAGCAGTCAAAAATTGAGAAAACAGGTGAAAGACGAGTTCATGCAGTATCTCTCTGATCGTAAGCATCGTAAAACTCCGGAGAGATTTGCCATACTCGATCATATTTACAACACGAAAGGACATTTCGACATGGATTCATTATACAAATCCATGGTAGACGTGAATTTCCGCGTTAGCCGTGCCACCCTCTACAATACCATTGAACTGCTGCTTGACTGTGGACTGGTGGTGAAACATCAGTTTGGAGGAAATATTTCAAAGTACGAGCGTGCTTACGGCAACGAGAATCACGATCACATTATCTGTACCAGCTGTGGGGAAGTTTGGGAATCCAAGAACGGCAACCTGTTTACTCCGGCACAGCAAAGAAAAATTAAAAAATTTACCGTAAGCTATTACAGTATGTATATTTACGGGATTTGTAGTAAGTGCAGTCACGCCAAGAAAATTGCGTTGAGAAAACTGAATAAGGAAAAAAAATAA
- a CDS encoding adenylosuccinate synthase, with product MKVDVILGLQWGDEGKGKVVDVLTPNYDIVARFQGGPNAGHTLEFENQKYVLRSIPSGIFQPGKINIIGNGVVLDPALFKAEVEALEASGHALTERLYVSKKAHLILPTHRLLDEAMEQAKGDSKIGTTGKGIGPTYTDKISRNGLRVGDLFNNFEEKYKKATARHIEMLAQYDFEYDLEKIETEWFAGVEKLKSFQVIDSEHFINKSLTSGKGVLAEGAQGSMLDIDFGSYPFVTSSNTICAGACTGLGVAPRKIGEVFGIFKAYCTRVGSGPFPTELFDKDGQQMRDLGREYGSVTGRPRRCGWIDLVALRYAIMLNGVTKLVMMKSDVLDTFETIKVCVAYNINGQETEDLPFDITGNIEPVFVELAGWKTDMTNMQSEDEFPEEFNAYLSFLEEELGVPVAIVSVGPNRAQTIIRG from the coding sequence ATGAAAGTTGATGTAATTTTAGGCCTTCAGTGGGGCGATGAAGGAAAAGGAAAAGTTGTAGATGTATTAACGCCCAATTACGATATTGTGGCTCGTTTTCAGGGCGGGCCAAATGCCGGTCATACGTTGGAGTTTGAAAATCAGAAATATGTACTGAGATCGATTCCCTCGGGAATTTTTCAACCCGGGAAAATCAACATTATCGGAAATGGGGTTGTGCTGGACCCGGCTCTGTTCAAGGCTGAAGTAGAAGCGTTGGAAGCATCGGGGCATGCGTTGACCGAGCGGCTGTATGTTTCCAAGAAAGCTCATTTAATTCTGCCTACCCATCGGTTGTTAGACGAGGCTATGGAACAGGCTAAAGGAGATTCAAAAATAGGGACGACCGGCAAGGGAATCGGGCCGACATACACCGATAAAATAAGTCGGAACGGCTTGAGGGTAGGAGATTTATTCAATAATTTCGAAGAGAAATACAAAAAAGCTACGGCAAGACACATAGAGATGCTGGCGCAATACGATTTTGAGTACGACTTGGAAAAGATTGAAACCGAATGGTTTGCCGGAGTTGAGAAATTGAAATCATTCCAGGTTATCGATTCGGAACATTTTATCAACAAGTCACTCACATCGGGAAAGGGAGTGCTTGCTGAAGGTGCGCAAGGATCTATGCTTGATATTGATTTTGGTTCCTATCCGTTTGTTACTTCATCCAACACTATTTGCGCCGGCGCCTGTACCGGATTGGGTGTGGCTCCGCGAAAAATTGGCGAAGTGTTCGGGATTTTTAAGGCATACTGCACCCGGGTGGGAAGTGGCCCTTTCCCTACAGAACTGTTCGATAAAGACGGACAGCAGATGCGTGATCTAGGTCGTGAATACGGTTCCGTTACCGGACGTCCACGTCGTTGCGGATGGATTGACCTGGTAGCACTCCGCTATGCGATAATGCTCAATGGGGTGACCAAGCTGGTGATGATGAAAAGTGATGTGCTGGATACTTTCGAAACCATCAAGGTGTGCGTGGCATACAACATCAACGGACAAGAAACCGAAGACTTGCCTTTCGACATTACAGGAAACATTGAACCTGTTTTCGTAGAACTGGCGGGTTGGAAGACCGATATGACGAACATGCAGTCGGAAGACGAGTTTCCCGAAGAATTTAACGCTTATCTTTCGTTTTTGGAAGAAGAGCTGGGTGTGCCTGTTGCTATTGTTTCTGTAGGGCCGAACAGAGCTCAGACAATCATCAGGGGATAA
- the recN gene encoding DNA repair protein RecN, whose protein sequence is MLKSLAIQNYALIDSLQIDFDKGFSVITGETGAGKSIILGALSLILGQRADNRHIKQNEQKCTIEGIFDLSRYGLQDFFEERDWEYNPDECILRREIWTTGKSRAFVNDSPVYLNDLKGLGDRLIDIHSQHQNLSLNDNFFQLNVLDILARTKTEKEAYQKAFKEYQASRKLLLELQEQSQKNKEEENYFQFQFDTLAGAKLQAGEQEELEAELETITHAEEIKASLFAVVDTFSGEGDAVEQKLKSVTDALKSIRHVFPKAAELEQRVESAYIDLKEVRIEAGKHFEETDFNAERQQQVEERLSVIYDLQKRHSVKSVEELQEIQRQLDEKLQDILSLDEQIEQLEKEVFEKQQLMLQKARALSEKRKSATQPVEEQLTDMLVYLGMPNARFTCDITTKNNPDSNGKDAVGFLFSANKNTPLLPVSQIASGGEISRLMLCLKSMIAGATALPTVIFDEIDTGTSGEIADKMGTIMREMAHDMQVIAITHLPQIAAKGTRHYNVYKEDSAETTATYMRLLPQNDRISEIARMLSGAEVTAQAVENAKVMLREGQITNHNSQFIIHN, encoded by the coding sequence ATGCTGAAATCGCTTGCAATACAAAATTATGCGCTGATAGACTCGCTCCAGATCGATTTTGATAAGGGTTTTTCAGTCATCACCGGAGAAACCGGTGCCGGAAAATCCATTATATTGGGTGCACTTTCGCTGATTTTGGGACAACGTGCCGATAATCGTCATATCAAGCAAAACGAGCAGAAATGTACCATCGAAGGTATTTTCGATCTTTCAAGGTATGGTTTGCAAGATTTTTTTGAAGAGCGGGATTGGGAATATAATCCCGATGAATGCATCCTGCGCCGCGAAATCTGGACGACCGGGAAGTCGCGGGCTTTTGTGAACGACTCCCCTGTTTACCTGAATGACCTGAAGGGACTGGGCGATAGATTGATAGATATCCATTCACAGCATCAGAACCTGTCGTTAAACGATAACTTTTTTCAGTTAAACGTATTGGATATTCTTGCCCGTACAAAAACGGAGAAAGAGGCGTACCAAAAAGCTTTCAAGGAATATCAGGCGAGCAGGAAACTGCTGCTCGAACTGCAGGAGCAATCGCAGAAAAACAAGGAAGAGGAAAATTATTTTCAATTCCAGTTCGACACATTGGCCGGTGCAAAACTACAGGCGGGAGAGCAGGAAGAACTGGAAGCCGAACTGGAAACCATAACGCATGCCGAGGAGATTAAAGCTTCGCTTTTTGCAGTAGTAGATACATTCTCGGGTGAAGGTGACGCTGTAGAGCAAAAATTAAAATCGGTAACCGATGCGTTGAAAAGTATCCGGCATGTTTTTCCGAAAGCAGCCGAATTGGAGCAGCGGGTGGAGTCGGCTTATATCGATTTAAAAGAGGTCCGGATTGAAGCCGGGAAGCATTTCGAAGAAACAGATTTCAATGCCGAACGGCAACAACAGGTGGAGGAGCGGTTAAGCGTGATATACGATTTACAGAAGAGGCATTCGGTGAAATCGGTTGAGGAACTGCAGGAGATACAGAGGCAGCTGGATGAAAAGCTGCAAGACATCCTGTCGCTGGACGAACAAATAGAGCAACTTGAAAAAGAGGTATTTGAAAAACAACAGCTGATGTTGCAAAAAGCCAGGGCTTTGAGCGAAAAGAGAAAATCGGCTACGCAGCCGGTAGAGGAGCAGCTCACGGACATGCTTGTTTATCTGGGAATGCCTAACGCGAGGTTCACATGCGATATTACCACCAAAAACAATCCCGATTCTAACGGAAAAGATGCTGTCGGCTTTCTTTTCTCCGCCAATAAAAACACACCGTTGCTGCCTGTTTCCCAGATTGCATCCGGCGGAGAAATCTCTCGACTGATGCTTTGCCTGAAATCGATGATTGCCGGAGCAACAGCACTGCCAACGGTTATTTTTGATGAAATTGACACGGGTACTTCGGGTGAGATTGCCGATAAAATGGGCACGATCATGCGCGAGATGGCACACGACATGCAGGTAATCGCCATCACCCATTTGCCGCAAATAGCAGCCAAAGGAACAAGGCATTACAACGTTTACAAAGAGGATAGTGCTGAGACTACGGCAACCTATATGCGCCTGTTGCCGCAAAACGATAGGATTTCGGAAATAGCCCGGATGCTTAGCGGTGCGGAAGTTACTGCTCAGGCTGTAGAAAATGCCAAGGTGATGCTGAGAGAAGGACAAATCACAAATCACAATTCACAATTCATAATTCATAATTAG
- a CDS encoding family 10 glycosylhydrolase: MNKTCLLLIVFLSVAMGVFSVNPPASEVRAVWLTTNYGLDWPRNKISQEMQKRELVVILDNLQKHNFNTVLFQVRARGEMFYDSKIEPMASVVVPSAHGKPQFDPLAFAIEECHKRGMELHAWMVTYPLGLDKHVRSLGARSITKKNPSITRKYRGEWFLDPGNPKTDDYLLSIVKEIVSNYDIDGIHFDYIRYPDNTGKFPDAGMYRLYGKGKTLQQWRRDNITRFVTKAYDWVKSQKKWVQVSSAPLGRYRALGNTGAGWTALETVFQDAAMWLKIGKHDALYPMMYYKDHLFYPFVDDWLENGNRRIIVPGLGTYQMIELGWSRQDIENQMDYTRKNESAGQAYFRADNVLSNTKGILNTLDHYYRYPAKLPAMTWLSDEVPEAPQDLTAENVDGRLQLNWKTGDAGARVTYNVYRSESEDFDVNKAENILATGLRNPFFEYAASVDEKGYYYFVTVSDSYHNESKICYPAFFVHSETVK, from the coding sequence ATGAATAAAACATGTCTGCTTCTCATCGTTTTTCTGTCTGTTGCGATGGGAGTTTTTTCTGTTAACCCCCCTGCTTCTGAAGTTCGGGCGGTTTGGTTGACAACAAATTACGGGCTTGACTGGCCAAGGAATAAAATCAGTCAGGAGATGCAAAAAAGAGAGCTTGTCGTTATCCTCGATAATTTGCAAAAACACAATTTCAATACAGTCCTGTTTCAGGTCCGGGCCAGGGGAGAAATGTTTTATGATTCAAAAATTGAGCCGATGGCATCGGTCGTTGTACCATCCGCTCACGGGAAACCTCAATTCGATCCGCTGGCTTTTGCCATAGAAGAGTGCCATAAGCGCGGTATGGAGCTGCACGCCTGGATGGTAACTTATCCGTTGGGATTAGACAAGCACGTGAGAAGTTTGGGCGCAAGATCGATAACAAAGAAGAATCCATCCATAACCAGGAAATACCGTGGCGAATGGTTTCTTGATCCGGGTAATCCCAAAACAGACGACTATCTCTTGTCCATCGTCAAGGAGATCGTTTCGAATTACGATATTGACGGAATTCATTTTGATTATATCCGGTATCCGGACAACACAGGTAAGTTTCCTGATGCCGGTATGTACAGGCTCTACGGTAAGGGGAAAACGTTGCAACAATGGCGTAGGGATAACATTACCCGGTTTGTGACCAAAGCTTACGACTGGGTGAAAAGTCAAAAAAAATGGGTGCAGGTCAGCAGTGCTCCGCTGGGACGGTACAGGGCGTTGGGAAATACCGGGGCTGGATGGACGGCTCTGGAAACTGTTTTTCAGGATGCCGCCATGTGGCTGAAGATTGGCAAACACGATGCCCTTTATCCGATGATGTACTACAAAGACCATCTTTTTTATCCGTTCGTTGACGATTGGCTGGAGAACGGGAACAGGCGTATCATCGTACCGGGATTGGGGACTTATCAGATGATAGAACTGGGATGGAGCCGGCAGGATATCGAGAACCAGATGGATTACACAAGAAAGAATGAATCGGCCGGACAGGCATACTTCAGAGCCGATAATGTGCTTTCGAACACCAAAGGGATTTTGAATACCCTTGACCACTACTACCGTTATCCGGCAAAACTGCCTGCGATGACATGGCTCTCGGATGAAGTTCCCGAAGCGCCGCAGGACTTAACAGCCGAAAATGTTGACGGAAGACTTCAGTTGAATTGGAAAACCGGTGATGCCGGAGCTCGTGTCACTTACAATGTTTACAGGAGTGAATCGGAGGATTTTGATGTAAACAAAGCTGAAAATATCCTTGCCACGGGATTGAGAAATCCTTTTTTTGAGTATGCTGCTTCCGTGGATGAAAAAGGCTATTATTATTTTGTAACGGTTTCAGATTCATATCATAACGAGAGCAAAATCTGTTATCCGGCATTTTTTGTTCATTCCGAAACGGTGAAATGA
- the rlmB gene encoding 23S rRNA (guanosine(2251)-2'-O)-methyltransferase RlmB — MKEKEMIFGIRAVIEAAEAGKDIDKVLVKRELSGELFKELQEVLRRYEIPMQKVPLERIDRITRKNHQGVIAFTSAVTYQKLDQIVPFLYEQGKNPLIIVLDGITDVRNFGAIARTCEVAGVDAIVIPARGSVSVNADAIKTSAGALHIIPVCRENSLKEAVVFLKDSGIKVVAATEKAAKNYTEADMSVPVAILMGSEDEGVSPEILRICDELVKVPQFGSIQSLNVSVAAGVMIYEVIRQRAVLTVHY, encoded by the coding sequence ATGAAAGAAAAAGAGATGATTTTCGGCATCCGTGCCGTGATTGAAGCGGCGGAAGCCGGAAAAGATATTGACAAAGTACTTGTTAAGCGCGAACTGTCGGGTGAACTTTTCAAAGAACTGCAAGAGGTGTTGCGCCGGTACGAAATCCCGATGCAGAAAGTCCCGCTGGAGCGGATCGACAGGATCACCCGTAAAAATCATCAGGGTGTTATTGCCTTTACTTCGGCAGTTACCTACCAGAAATTGGACCAGATTGTCCCGTTTCTGTACGAGCAGGGGAAAAACCCGCTTATTATCGTGCTTGATGGAATTACCGATGTGCGTAACTTTGGGGCCATTGCCCGTACATGCGAAGTTGCAGGCGTAGATGCCATAGTGATTCCGGCGCGCGGAAGTGTGTCGGTAAATGCCGATGCCATAAAGACGTCGGCCGGAGCATTACACATCATTCCGGTATGTCGGGAAAATAGCCTGAAAGAAGCCGTTGTGTTCCTGAAAGACAGTGGAATAAAAGTAGTTGCCGCCACCGAAAAAGCGGCAAAAAACTATACCGAAGCAGACATGTCCGTACCTGTAGCCATTTTAATGGGATCGGAAGACGAAGGTGTTTCTCCCGAAATCCTACGCATATGTGATGAGTTGGTAAAGGTTCCACAGTTTGGTAGCATTCAATCGCTCAATGTTTCGGTGGCAGCGGGTGTAATGATTTATGAGGTGATAAGACAAAGGGCGGTCTTAACTGTCCACTATTAA
- a CDS encoding four helix bundle protein produces MDFVTQCPVLSIPLNIAEGSSKYRTKDFSSFWKWRLAFLMSLKRQLLLLEIWNILILN; encoded by the coding sequence ATGGATTTCGTTACACAATGTCCTGTCTTATCAATTCCCTTAAATATTGCAGAAGGTTCTTCGAAGTACAGGACCAAAGATTTTTCGAGTTTTTGGAAATGGCGATTGGCTTTTCTTATGAGCTTGAAGCGGCAATTATTATTGCTCGAAATCTGGAATATATTGATACTGAATTGA
- a CDS encoding J domain-containing protein — MAYIDYYNILGVGKNASADDIKKAYRQKARKLHPDLNPNDKEAHRKFQQLNEANEVLSDPEKRTKYDKYGENWKHGEEYEKAQQQYQQQQRQWSGQQAGQTFYTEGDFSDTDFSEFFHSMFGSGFTQRETRHANRKYKGGDYQAELRLSLRQAMYTHKQTLNLDGRNIRITIPAGAADGQKIKLAGYGQPGINGGPNGDLYITFAIEDDPEFKRLGNDLYTSVHVGLYTAVLGGEVKVNTLDGQVKMKVKPGTQPGTKVRLKGKGFPVYKKDDQFGDLIVTMKVEVPQNLSSKEQELFVELSKLNQR, encoded by the coding sequence ATGGCATATATCGATTACTACAATATTTTGGGTGTGGGTAAAAATGCGTCGGCCGACGACATTAAAAAAGCGTACCGGCAAAAGGCGCGCAAGCTGCATCCGGATTTGAATCCAAACGATAAGGAAGCGCACAGAAAATTCCAGCAGCTCAACGAGGCCAACGAAGTGCTGAGCGACCCCGAAAAACGTACTAAATACGATAAATACGGAGAAAACTGGAAACACGGCGAGGAGTACGAAAAAGCGCAACAGCAATATCAACAGCAACAGCGTCAATGGAGCGGACAACAGGCTGGACAAACTTTCTACACCGAAGGTGATTTTTCGGACACCGATTTTTCCGAGTTTTTTCATTCGATGTTTGGAAGTGGTTTCACACAAAGGGAAACCAGACATGCGAACAGAAAGTACAAAGGAGGGGATTATCAGGCAGAATTGAGGTTATCGCTCCGCCAGGCCATGTATACCCATAAGCAAACGCTTAACCTTGACGGGAGAAACATCCGCATAACTATTCCTGCCGGAGCTGCAGATGGACAAAAGATAAAGCTTGCCGGATACGGTCAGCCGGGAATAAACGGCGGCCCTAACGGGGATTTATACATTACGTTCGCTATTGAAGATGATCCGGAATTCAAACGGCTCGGCAACGATCTGTACACATCGGTTCATGTTGGGTTGTACACGGCTGTTCTCGGTGGAGAAGTGAAGGTGAATACGCTTGACGGACAGGTGAAAATGAAGGTAAAGCCCGGCACACAGCCAGGAACGAAAGTTCGTCTGAAAGGCAAAGGGTTTCCGGTATATAAAAAGGATGATCAGTTTGGCGACCTTATCGTGACAATGAAAGTGGAGGTACCTCAAAACCTCTCGTCAAAGGAACAGGAATTGTTTGTCGAATTATCTAAACTGAACCAACGATGA
- the tatC gene encoding twin-arginine translocase subunit TatC: MKEKEMSFWDHLEEFRWTLIRIIGAVLILAIAGFILIPRIFDSVILAPRSSDFITYRFFEKAGEYLPFLPDFSADSFNVELLNINMTTQFMTYISTSLAFAVLLTIPYILFELWRFISPALYENETKGVKMAFGFGGVMFVIGCLVGYFMVFPLIFRFLITFQLSDAIQNTISLDSYMSNFYTLILIMGVVFELPLVFWLLSSLGLIYRSFFRKYRKHAVVGSMVLAAIITPSGDPFSLIVVTIPLYMLWEISAFVVKKDPPEEIEENLPAVVD, from the coding sequence ATGAAAGAGAAAGAAATGTCCTTTTGGGACCATCTCGAGGAATTCCGCTGGACGTTGATTCGGATTATCGGCGCAGTGCTTATCTTGGCTATTGCTGGATTTATCCTTATTCCACGTATTTTCGACTCGGTAATTCTTGCACCCCGATCTTCCGACTTTATCACCTATCGTTTCTTTGAAAAAGCCGGAGAGTACCTACCTTTCCTTCCTGATTTTTCTGCTGACTCTTTTAATGTCGAATTGTTGAATATCAACATGACCACGCAGTTTATGACCTATATTTCCACCTCCCTGGCATTTGCTGTCCTGTTGACTATACCTTATATTCTGTTTGAACTCTGGCGCTTTATCAGCCCGGCCCTGTACGAAAACGAGACCAAAGGGGTAAAGATGGCTTTCGGGTTCGGTGGAGTAATGTTCGTGATCGGTTGCCTGGTTGGCTATTTTATGGTTTTCCCCTTGATCTTCCGATTTCTCATTACTTTTCAACTAAGCGATGCAATCCAAAACACCATTTCGCTGGATTCCTACATGAGTAATTTCTACACCCTTATCCTCATTATGGGCGTGGTGTTCGAGTTGCCACTTGTTTTCTGGCTCTTATCCAGTCTCGGACTCATTTACCGATCTTTCTTCCGCAAGTACCGCAAACACGCAGTGGTAGGTTCTATGGTGCTGGCAGCCATAATTACCCCCTCGGGCGATCCATTTTCGCTCATTGTGGTTACCATACCGCTTTACATGCTTTGGGAGATAAGTGCATTTGTGGTAAAAAAAGACCCGCCCGAAGAAATAGAAGAGAACCTGCCGGCAGTCGTTGACTAA
- a CDS encoding DUF4835 family protein yields MKNAVFSVIFLLGAVVCTTAQNLNATVSVNSARIQGNRQLFNTLEEQLRIFINDGKWTDVNSPAHEKIDCSFALIINEMPSPTSFRGELQVQARRPVSGASCNTPLLNYREPSFLFDYTEYQPLEFNPDNISNNLVATIAFYAYLILGLDYDSMSPLGGTDCFRRMQTLASNVQPNNWSGWEAFGGERNKYAIAVAFNEPVFEDYRRMWHDYHRAGLDEMAVNSEKGRQKVVTSLPVIASLYARLPNSVLVTLFGNAKLDELVNVFTGAPEQEKRAAYEMLRNIYPTQTAVLERLQRTNR; encoded by the coding sequence ATGAAGAATGCCGTATTTTCCGTTATTTTCTTGTTGGGAGCTGTTGTTTGTACTACGGCGCAGAATCTCAATGCTACTGTCTCTGTCAACAGTGCCCGAATACAGGGCAACCGGCAGTTGTTCAACACTCTCGAAGAGCAATTGAGGATATTTATAAACGATGGGAAATGGACGGACGTGAATTCCCCGGCGCATGAAAAGATCGATTGCTCGTTTGCCCTCATCATCAATGAGATGCCGTCTCCCACGTCGTTTAGAGGAGAATTGCAGGTTCAAGCAAGAAGACCCGTTTCCGGTGCATCATGCAATACGCCGTTGCTGAATTATCGTGAACCTTCCTTTTTGTTCGATTACACGGAATATCAGCCGTTAGAGTTCAATCCCGACAACATTTCCAACAACCTGGTTGCGACCATTGCCTTTTATGCCTACCTTATTCTCGGACTCGATTATGATTCGATGTCGCCTCTGGGAGGAACGGATTGTTTCCGTCGGATGCAAACCCTGGCCAGCAACGTTCAACCCAATAACTGGAGCGGATGGGAAGCGTTTGGAGGTGAGCGGAACAAGTATGCCATTGCCGTTGCTTTCAACGAACCCGTATTTGAAGATTACCGCCGGATGTGGCACGATTACCACCGGGCAGGATTGGATGAAATGGCGGTAAACAGTGAAAAAGGTCGTCAAAAAGTTGTAACTTCGCTGCCTGTAATCGCTTCGCTATACGCCCGTCTGCCCAACTCTGTTTTGGTAACCCTTTTCGGCAATGCCAAACTGGACGAACTGGTAAACGTCTTTACTGGCGCTCCGGAGCAGGAAAAGCGAGCGGCATATGAAATGCTCCGGAATATTTACCCGACGCAGACAGCCGTTTTGGAAAGATTACAACGAACAAACCGTTAG
- a CDS encoding YccF domain-containing protein, translated as MRTLGNVIWIVFGGIFIAVEYVIASVGLMVTIIGIPFGLQSLKLAEMALLPFDKKAVQNHTTSGCLALVMNIIWFFIGGLPIVLTHLFFGLLFYITIIGIPFGNQHFKLMKLAFSPFGKVIVNR; from the coding sequence ATGAGGACACTGGGAAATGTGATCTGGATTGTTTTCGGAGGTATATTCATTGCCGTCGAATACGTTATAGCCAGTGTTGGCCTGATGGTTACAATAATAGGTATTCCTTTCGGCTTGCAATCGCTGAAACTGGCAGAGATGGCCTTGTTGCCGTTTGATAAAAAAGCGGTACAAAACCACACAACTTCGGGGTGCCTGGCGCTTGTTATGAATATAATCTGGTTCTTTATCGGCGGCTTGCCCATCGTGCTCACGCACCTGTTTTTTGGCCTGTTGTTTTACATCACCATCATCGGTATTCCTTTCGGAAACCAGCATTTCAAACTAATGAAACTGGCGTTTTCTCCGTTTGGAAAAGTAATTGTGAACCGATAA
- a CDS encoding zinc metallopeptidase produces the protein MSAVWFLLILIAVAGFGVQAMLQSRVKKYSRIPLRNGMTGRDVAEKMLHDNGIYDVQVISVRGQLTDHYNPTNKTINLSEPVYGSNSIAAAAVAAHETGHALQHAKGYAPLKMRSALVPVVSASSRWVTWILLLGIVTVSTFPALLWMGIGLFALTTLFSFVTLPVEKNATNRALRWLSSAGVTDVSNHSQATDALRWAGYTYVVAALSSLATLLYYIMIAMSGSRR, from the coding sequence ATGAGTGCAGTTTGGTTTCTATTAATTTTAATTGCTGTAGCTGGCTTTGGTGTACAAGCTATGCTCCAGAGCCGGGTTAAAAAATATTCAAGAATTCCCCTGAGAAACGGAATGACGGGTCGTGACGTGGCAGAAAAAATGCTTCACGACAACGGCATATACGATGTCCAGGTCATTTCGGTACGCGGTCAGCTTACCGATCACTATAACCCCACCAATAAAACCATCAACCTGAGCGAACCGGTTTACGGGAGCAACAGTATCGCTGCAGCTGCAGTGGCTGCTCATGAAACAGGTCACGCCTTGCAGCACGCCAAAGGGTATGCCCCTCTGAAAATGCGTTCGGCTTTGGTACCCGTTGTCAGCGCTTCTTCAAGGTGGGTTACGTGGATATTGTTGCTTGGAATTGTAACAGTATCTACCTTCCCGGCATTGTTGTGGATGGGGATCGGCTTGTTTGCCTTGACAACCCTGTTTAGTTTTGTGACGCTTCCCGTAGAAAAAAATGCGACCAACAGGGCGTTAAGGTGGCTAAGCAGCGCCGGTGTTACCGATGTAAGCAACCACTCGCAGGCCACCGATGCTTTACGGTGGGCCGGGTATACTTATGTTGTGGCTGCATTAAGTTCGCTGGCAACTCTTCTGTATTACATCATGATTGCCATGAGCGGGAGCAGGAGATAA
- a CDS encoding twin-arginine translocase TatA/TatE family subunit, with amino-acid sequence MNPLLFNLNGWEIPIIILVVLILFGGKKIPEFMKGLGKGINSFKKGLNDIEEDIKADPADKKTSTPSNQ; translated from the coding sequence ATGAATCCACTGCTTTTTAATTTAAACGGATGGGAAATTCCCATTATTATTTTGGTTGTCCTGATTCTTTTTGGTGGAAAGAAAATCCCTGAATTTATGAAAGGGCTCGGAAAAGGCATCAACAGTTTCAAGAAGGGACTGAACGATATTGAAGAAGATATCAAAGCCGATCCGGCCGACAAAAAAACATCAACTCCTAGCAATCAGTAA